A part of Vigna radiata var. radiata cultivar VC1973A chromosome 11, Vradiata_ver6, whole genome shotgun sequence genomic DNA contains:
- the LOC106776830 gene encoding probable 2-oxoglutarate/Fe(II)-dependent dioxygenase codes for MEAEIAEIGSNPSVKELAKKALSKVPERYVLPNIDPPILSKSDQIPVIDLANLFLPPELEKLHLACKQWGFFQVINHGIDMEVVEDVKRGAEELFNLSMEDKKKLWQREGDMEGFGQMISKPKDEPSYWVDGFYILTLPSYLRKPHLFPNLPLPFRENLEVYCKEMRELAMKLYGVIGEALDIGGKEIKESIGEAGQAIRINYYPPCPQPENVLGLRPHTDASALTILLQGNEVEGLQLKKDGTWIPVHPLPNAFMVFIGDVLEVVTNGIYKSSEHRAVVNSLKERFTIATFSGPEWNGKIGPAPSLVTPETPALFKTIGVADFYKGYLSPEHQGKSFINNVLRINSENTKY; via the exons ATGGAAGCAGAAATAGCAGAGATTGGATCAAACCCTTCTGTGAAAGAACTAGCAAAGAAGGCACTAAGCAAAGTTCCAGAGAGATATGTTCTTCCAAATATTGACCCTCCAATTTTATCTAAGTCTGATCAGATCCCTGTCATTGACCTAGCTAACTTGTTCTTGCCTCCTGAACTCGAGAAATTACACCTTGCATGCAAACAATGGGGTTTTTTTCag GTTATTAATCACGGAATTGATATGGAAGTGGTGGAAGATGTAAAGAGAGGAGCTGAAGAACTGTTCAATCTTTCAATGGAAGATAAGAAAAAGCTTTGGCAAAGAGAGGGAGATATGGAGGGATTTGGGCAAATGATTTCGAAGCCTAAAGATGAACCGTCGTATTGGGTGGATGGCTTCTACATTTTAACTCTTCCATCTTACTTAAGGAAGCCCCACCTATTTCCTAATCTACCCCTACCTTTCAG GGAGAATTTAGAGGTGTATTGCAAGGAGATGAGAGAGCTTGCGATGAAGTTGTATGGTGTTATTGGGGAAGCACTTGATATAGGAGGAAAGGAAATTAAAGAGTCAATAGGGGAAGCAGGACAAGCAATAAGGATAAATTACTATCCTCCATGTCCCCAACCAGAAAATGTCCTTGGCCTAAGACCTCACACTGATGCTTCTGCACTCACCATCCTTCTCCAGGGTAATGAAGTTGAAGGCCTCCAACTCAAAAAAGATGGAACATGGATTCCTGTTCATCCCCTCCCAAATGCTTTCATGGTTTTTATCGGAGATGTTTTGGAG GTGGTGACAAACGGGATATATAAGAGCAGTGAGCATCGAGCAGTGGTGAACTCATTGAAAGAAAGGTTCACCATAGCTACATTCAGTGGTCCTGAATGGAATGGAAAGATAGGTCCAGCACCTTCTCTTGTAACTCCAGAAACACCAGCATTATTCAAAACAATTGGGGTAGCAGATTTCTACAAGGGCTACCTTTCACCTGAGCATCAAGGCAAATCATTCATAAACAATGTTTTGAGGATCAATAGTGAGAACACCAAATACTAG
- the LOC106777472 gene encoding protein SRG1-like translates to MMEAKEPKLGSSLLTESVKEIALTTVAERYFQPELPVIDLNKLLSEEVKGSELQKLHLACKQWGFFQLVNHGVGMKLVEDVKRGAEELFKLPMEEKKKLWQKPGDMEGFGGTLGSKEASSDWVHVFYILTLPTHLRNQHLFPNIPLPFR, encoded by the exons ATGATGGAAGCAAAAGAACCAAAGCTGGGATCTTCTCTTCTCACTGAATCTGTGAAAGAAATAGCACTAACCACAGTTGCAGAGAGATACTTTCAACCAGAGCTTCCTGTCATTGACCTAAACAAGTTGCTGTCTGAAGAAGTCAAGGGTTCTGAACTTCAAAAGCTTCACCTTGCATGCAAACAATGGGGTTTTTTTCAG CTGGTTAATCATGGAGTTGGCATGAAATTGGTGGAAGATGTGAAGCGAGGTGCTGAAGAACTGTTCAAGCTTCcaatggaagagaaaaaaaagctTTGGCAGAAACCAGGAGATATGGAAGGCTTTGGTGGAACGCTGGGTTCAAAAGAAGCTTCATCAGACTGGGTTCATGTCTTTTACATTCTTACACTTCCAACTCATTTAAGGAACCAACACCTATTCCCTAATATACCACTGCCATTCAg GTAA